One part of the Lotus japonicus ecotype B-129 chromosome 2, LjGifu_v1.2 genome encodes these proteins:
- the LOC130738456 gene encoding uncharacterized protein LOC130738456: MDSQKKGNAVDSCSSSSSSPRKMQQNDTRAESLSEDIIFFDILTRLPGTFLHRNAKFVCKAWAAIMGNSQFVEAHLRRAKPGIFLQSTIHPYGARFLEIKDNGGLRITELNPQYPGRILNSCDGLALFFQYATGALHVANPVTMQVTRVPDLLGARLMYPPCAIARVPSTGEFKLFAAIAQKYSGVFVCHWYVLRLGIDCVWRKFLTDSGDYDFTCSPIYNGAYDLYWTTKNRVIVMDIDKETFRPFLLPQELRWHPQYLKMGDCLSAIIFLEQGFQIHTFDAQSGKWTFYHHIGHLNYPTTGSDVLCEFFCAWMNQELIIKPIAIPSPGTLISGYNVKTRSLWTMNYREMGSHHLELHTISLISWKSALS, translated from the coding sequence ATGGATAGCCAAAAGAAAGGTAATGCAGTTGACAGCTGCAGTAGTTCCTCTTCTTCGCCGAGAAAGATGCAACAAAATGATACTAGAGCAGAGTCCCTGAGTGAAGACATCATCTTTTTTGATATCTTGACTAGGCTTCCTGGTACTTTTCTCCATAGAAATGCAAAGTTTGTTTGCAAAGCTTGGGCTGCGATAATGGGTAACTCGCAATTTGTTGAGGCACATCTCCGTCGTGCAAAACCTGGTATTTTCCTTCAAAGCACAATACATCCCTATGGTGCCCGTTTCCTTGAGATCAAAGACAATGGAGGTTTGAGAATCACTGAATTAAATCCTCAATATCCAGGGAGAATTTTGAACAGTTGTGATGGTCTAGCACTGTTTTTCCAATATGCTACAGGAGCTCTTCATGTTGCCAACCCTGTTACAATGCAGGTTACAAGAGTTCCTGATCTACTTGGAGCTAGGCTGATGTACCCTCCATGTGCAATAGCTCGCGTTCCTTCCACTGGCGAGTTTAAGTTATTTGCTGCTATTGCACAAAAATATTCAGGAGTTTTTGTTTGCCACTGGTATGTGTTAAGACTCGGAATAGATTGTGTCTGGAGAAAATTTTTGACAGATTCTGGTGATTATGATTTTACATGCTCTCCAATTTACAATGGAGCTTATGATCTCTACTGGACAACGAAGAATAGAGTGATTGTGATGGATATTGATAAGGAAACATTCCGACCATTTCTGCTTCCTCAAGAGCTAAGGTGGCATCCACAGTACCTGAAGATGGGTGACTGTCTCTCTGCCATTATCTTTCTTGAGCAAGGATTTCAAATACACACTTTTGATGCACAGTCAGGGAAATGGACTTTCTATCACCATATAGGACATCTCAATTATCCCACCACAGGCTCTGATGTGTTATGTGAGTTTTTCTGTGCTTGGATGAACCAAGAGTTGATTATTAAACCAATAGCTATACCTTCTCCGGGGACTTTAATTTCTGGTTACAACGTGAAGACAAGAAGTCTGTGGACGATGAATTACAGAGAGATGGGTTCACATCACTTGGAGCTTCATACTATTAGTCTGATTTCATGGAAAAGTGCTCTGTCATAA
- the LOC130738457 gene encoding protein YLS7, translating into MRDMTWGAALKGSPKVYSHSRPISWIVVSVGVLAVFFLTFACWTMVSYPIGSTLHGYFYGSESSENSYISVSLINETSTDLTANVSLDLAASKASPDLQPSKVSNGVSNDSEIDHTHTESRSQVPYSETASPIIPESKEVDALVNSVVATSNSQDPVTSFGNSTNVINSSLPAHSDSPIDLASAAPTPVAGSNSSSVTDNNGMEDPNIVASMNKSNTLFTASKDCDLYHGNWIYDPLGPLYTNNSCPVLTQTQNCLGNGRPDKDYENWRWKPLQCDLPRFDPSKFLELMRGKTLAFIGDSVARNQMESMLCILWQVEEPMNQGTRNMQRYYFKSASVTVIRIWSSWLVKHNTEPFNFASSGVEKIYLDAPDERLMELISTFDVLVLSSGHWFAKQSVYILNNEIVGGQLWWPDKSRHMKINNVEAFGISVETVFTALVTHPNYTGLTILRSYSPDHYEGGAWNTGGSCTGKVKPLAPGELVENKHTDAMHEQQVAGFNRAIKKTTNRSKMRLMDITEAFQYRVDGHPGPYRSPDPNKITTRGPNGRPPPQDCLHWCMPGPVDTWNQIVFEIIKREYEGDRAA; encoded by the exons ATGAGAGACATGACTTGGGGGGCTGCACTCAAAGGTTCCCCCAAAGTTTATTCCCATTCAAGACCTATCTCTTGGATTGTGGTTTCAGTAGGAGTACTAGCAGTGTTCTTCTTGACTTTTGCTTGCTGGACTATGGTGTCATACCCTATTGGTTCAACCCTTCATGGATATTTCTATGGTTCAGAGAGTTCAGAAAATTCTTATATATCAGTTTCTCTGATCAATGAAACTTCTACCGATCTTACCGCGAATGTAAGTTTAGATCTTGCAGCTAGTAAAGCATCCCCTGATCTGCaaccttccaaagtttccaatgGTGTGTCAAATGATAGCGAGATAGATCACACTCATACTGAATCAAGATCACAAGTACCCTACAGTGAAACTGCCTCACCAATTATTCCAGAATCCAAGGAGGTGGATGCCCTAGTAAATTCTGTTGTGGCGACTTCTAATTCGCAAGATCCTGTGACCTCATTTGGAAACAGCACAAATGTGATTAACAGTAGCTTGCCTGCTCACTCCGATTCACCAATTGATTTGGCTTCAGCTGCACCTACTCCAGTCGCTGGATCCAATTCTTCCAGTGTGACGGATAATAATGGAATGGAGGATCCAAATATAGTAGCTTCTATGAATAAGTCCAACACTCTATTTACAGCATCAAAAG ACTGTGATCTGTACCATGGAAATTGGATCTATGATCCATTAGGACCATTATACACAAACAACTCATGCCCTGTGCTGACACAAACGCAGAACTGCTTGGGTAATGGGAGGCCTGATAAGGATTATGAGAACTGGCGATGGAAACCCCTTCAGTGTGACCTTCCACGATTTGATCCCAGCAAGTTTTTAGAGCTAATGAGAGGAAAGACATTGGCTTTCATTGGTGATTCAGTGGCTCGGAACCAGATGGAGTCAATGCTGTGTATTCTTTGGCAG GTAGAAGAACCCATGAATCAGGGAACTCGTAACATGCAGCGATATTATTTTAAGTCTGCATCTGTAACGGTTATACGGATATGGTCGTCATGGCTTGTCAAACACAATACTGAACCATTTAACTTTGCCTCATCTGGTGTGGAGAAGATCTATCTTGATGCCCCTGATGAGAGGTTGATGGAGTTGATCTCAACATTTGAtgtgcttgttctttcttctggccATTGGTTTGCTAAGCAGTCTGTATATATTTTGAACAACGAGATTGTGGGAGGACAACTGTGGTGGCCGGACAAGTCTCGGCACATGAAGATCAACAATGTTGAAGCATTTGGTATTTCTGTGGAAACAGTTTTCACTGCTCTTGTTACACATCCAAATTATACAGGGCTCACAATTTTGCGCTCTTATTCCCCGGATCACTACGAGGGTGGGGCCTGGAACACAGGTGGATCATGCACTGGAAAAGTTAAGCCTCTTGCCCCCGGTGAGTTGGTGGAAAATAAGCATACCGATGCGATGCATGAGCAACAGGTAGCAGGTTTTAATCGAGCGATAAAAAAGACAACAAATAGATCAAAAATGAGACTGATGGATATTACTGAAGCCTTTCAGTACCGGGTTGATGGTCATCCTGGCCCATACAGGAGCCCTGACCCGAACAAGATTACAACACGCGGCCCAAATGGAAGGCCACCGCCACAGGATTGCTTGCATTGGTGCATGCCAGGCCCTGTAGATACCTGGAATCAAATTGTGTTTGAAATCATTAAGAGAGAATATGAAGGTGACAGGGCAGCATGA